Part of the Rhipicephalus sanguineus isolate Rsan-2018 chromosome 5, BIME_Rsan_1.4, whole genome shotgun sequence genome is shown below.
GGATTGTGGACAGAATGACATTTCCTTTATTATTGTAGAGCCATTCCCATGAGCTGAAGTTATTCGGGGTGCTTATAAATTGCATATGTTGAACTCGATCCACGCCTAAGTGATCCAAGCATTTTGCACGTTGTATTTTAAAGAGAAATATAGCAAACAGGTTGACGGTATGCTGCTGGGCACAGCCGCCCCCTCTCACCTGAACACGAGCGAGTTGTCCCTGCGCACGCCGAGGAAGGGCAGCGCGAACGTGGCCACCCaggcgtcggtgacggcgcagTCGAAGTACGGCGCCGTCCACAGTCCGTCGCGGGCGGCCACCTGCAGCCCGCTGGCCACGTCGAGCACGCTGGTGCCGTAGCGCCGCAGCAGCCACGCCGTGTAGTTGGCGCCGGCGAGGCGGGCGAACCACGCGCACTGGTCCACCGAGTCCGCCTCGTACGAGTAGTTTCGGTGGAAGGCGAGGCCCCCGGAAGGGGACGCGTACGCGAACACGCTCAGCACGGGCGCCTCGCGGCCCCGGGGCACCACCAGCAGGCCGCTGCCCAGCACGCCGTCCTCGCTGAGCACGTTCATGCGCGCCAGCGTGTAGTAGAGGTCCTCGCCGTACACCAGCTCGGTGTCGTTCTGCAGCCGCGCGAGAGCGAGGTCAGCAGGTTGGCCGTGCGCACGGCCACCTGCGCCTGGCGCTCCAGGAGCGGCGAGGTGGTGGCGCGCGCGTTGGGCCGCACGCCCAGCGGCGCGAGTGAGACGCGGCTGCACGCGGTCCAGTGCTGTGACTCGTGCACGAGCTGCAGAGCGGCCGACACGTTCCGGCCTCGGCGCACCAGGCTGAGCACGGCGTCGGACCAGCGCGGGTGGTGCGGCGCGGAGGCGCTGGTGGTCGAGGAGGGCTGGACGGCCTGGGGCCAggccgccagctggcccgccagCAGGAGCCAGGCGCAGAGCAGGCGGCGGCGGCCCATCGAACGACGCTCCTCAGGGCCCCGACGGCATCGCCCGCCGCGCTGGCCCGCTGCCCTGCAGCACCGAGAAAGACGAGATGAGTTCGCCGAGCACGCACGCGCTGTGGTGATTCAACGTTGCGAAGAAAGACTCTGAGGCTGGCTCTTGCAAAGTTGATCGAAAGGGGCATAACCCAGCAACCCTGGTTGTCTCAAAGCTGAACAATGCGAAAATCTTCATGCGACTCATTTAATGCTAAGCATGCAGTTATGGGCAACAGGCATATGCCTGCAACATCGGAATCTGCCTGTAACATCGAATTTCCTCTAATATTACAGGTTTTCCTAGTATCGCGGATCATTGTAACATCACGTTCGAAGCCTCAGAACAATATGGACGAGGGTACACACAGTGGAGATCAAAGTGAAAATGTATTCGTATAAAAAATATGGCGTttaggcttttaaatgcgaagctttcttagcgaacctctgccactttgagcgtttctatctacgtatctatctatctatctatctatctatctatctagccgcctacgtctgggtgctctcatgatcgcctccttaacttggtgtagaccaaaatttgcatgggagggtaagaggatttgacgaatatgactgccgggtcatgacataaataacgttaaaatcctgtcgcgtacgtcgtcaaaccctttccactagacacgtgtggcacatacccgtttaccacgggcctaggtgtacgggtatgcgccacaggtgattgacagtttgtctacccaggaacggctagaacagacactggtaacttaaatgctagagagttaagtaaaaccaacatcggcagcgttgactcaacgaatggaaataatgaaaattaggatcccagcaggaatcgaacccaagcattctgcgtggcaatcaggtattctacgactgagccacgacaggtctataaattggtttggataAGAACCTACGCAGgcgcaatatcggtgcaacgtcaattgtggttgtggtgctggctatctaattatacaagaaagcaataaacactacatgatactcctacgatgtgtacccctacgatacgggcgtcatatcagattgagtCTGTAGTCCAGTGTTGGCTACTatgttatagcagtctaataaacattacgtttgtattcctatgattcagcaagctatattgaagaattgctcgaccccggaggaatacattaacgaaagttacatatgttatccacatcaccgcatcgtaaagtgcacttcgtccaccagaacgatgaagtgtcctcttcatttcttaagaggctgggcgatggcctcatgctgaccgaagatgaggtcagattgattgacagccatttgtatagtaggctacgtaggccacatacgcccagtagtctacgaataggacaaacatcatccactgatgttggtctacgtagcactatccaggcctaccagcctcgatggcctatgcctcaccaacgcgaaaggtggcttcaggttctg
Proteins encoded:
- the LOC125758593 gene encoding uncharacterized protein LOC125758593 — its product is MGRRRLLCAWLLLAGQLAAWPQAVQPSSTTSASAPHHPRWSDAVLSLVRRGRNVSAALQLVHESQHWTACSRVSLAPLGVRPNARATTSPLLERQAQVAVRTANLLTSLSRGCRTTPSWCTARTSTTRWRA